The genome window CGCTGGCCGGGCTGCCGGCGCGAACGCCGTTGGTCTGGGACCCGCATCCTCGCGGTCCGGCGCCCGTGCCCGGGGCGCGGCTGGCCACGCCGAACCGGGCCGAGGCGGCCGGGTTCGCCCCCGAGGTGGCCGGCGACGGCCTGGCCGCGGTGACGGCCAGGGCACGGGCGCTGGCCGGGCGGTGGGCGGTCGCCGGGGTCGCCGTCACCCTCGGCGCCGGAGGCGCCCTGCTGGTCGAGGGGGCCGGCGCGCCGCTGGTCGTGCCCGCCCCGGCGGCCGCCGGGGGCGACCCCTGCGGCGCCGGCGACCGGTTCGCCGCCGCCGCGGCCGGCCTGCTCGCCGACGGCGCCCTCCCATCGGAGGCGGTCGCGGGCGCGGTCGCGGCCGCCACCGCCTTCGTCGCCACCGGCGGCGCGGCCACCGTCGACCTGGACATTGGTCAAGTCGGCCTGAACATGGGTCGACCGGGCGCGCCGAAACCCCGGCCGTCGCTGCCTGGCCCCCCGGTGGGGGAGCGTGGCCGAGCCGGGAGCGGCGTGCTCGCGGCTGTCCACAGCCCCGACCCGCCGCCCACGGGCGGCTCCCCCACGGGCGCCTCCCCCACGGGCGCCTCCCCCACGGGCGCCTCCCCCGCTGGCGGCTCCCCGATGGAACGGGCCCTGGACCTGATCGGGGTCGTGCGGGCCCAGGGCGGGACCGTGGTCGCCACCGGCGGGTGCTTCGATCTGCTGCACGCCGGCCATGTGGCCACGCTGCGGGCGGCGCGGGCGCTGGGGGACTGTCTGGTAGTGTGTCTGAACTCCGACGACTCGGTACGCCGGCTCAAGGGCCTGGAACGCCCCCTGGTTCCGGAGGCGGATCGGGTCGCGGTGCTGGAGGCGCTCGGCTGCGTGGACGCGGTCGTGCCCTTCGACGAGCGGACCCCGGAGGCGGTTCTGCAGCGGCTGCGGCCCGACGTGTTCGCCAAGGGCGGCGACTACGCCCTGGCCGACCTGCCGGAGGCGGCCCTGCTGGCCAGCTGGGGCGGCCAGGCCGTCGTGCTCCCCTACCTCGAAGGCCGCTCGACCACGCAGTTGATGAAGGAGGTCGTCCGACGTGACAGCCACTGACGGGCCGGTGCAGGACCGCCGGCCGGGCACGGTCCTGGTGACCGGCGGGGCATCCGGCCTGGGCGCGGCCGTCGCCCTGGCCGTCCGCGACGCCGGCGGGCGCCCGTACGTGCTCGACCTGGTCACCCCGCCCTTCGAGGTCGACCACGAGCTGGTCGACCTGGCCGACGGCCGCGC of Actinomycetota bacterium contains these proteins:
- a CDS encoding PfkB family carbohydrate kinase, yielding MSRDPAPVSRDPAPVTYDPALMGRDPTPVTRSWATHRPRRRGPLVVVGDALLDRDLDGRAERLAPDAPVPVVDDPAERRRAGGAALAATLAAWEGREVVLVTALAADEAGVVLRALLERAGVEVVDLGLTGETPEKIRVRAGGRSLLRVDRGGRPGVVGPLGREGRGALGGAAAALVADYGRGVAAEPGVREALAGLPARTPLVWDPHPRGPAPVPGARLATPNRAEAAGFAPEVAGDGLAAVTARARALAGRWAVAGVAVTLGAGGALLVEGAGAPLVVPAPAAAGGDPCGAGDRFAAAAAGLLADGALPSEAVAGAVAAATAFVATGGAATVDLDIGQVGLNMGRPGAPKPRPSLPGPPVGERGRAGSGVLAAVHSPDPPPTGGSPTGASPTGASPTGASPAGGSPMERALDLIGVVRAQGGTVVATGGCFDLLHAGHVATLRAARALGDCLVVCLNSDDSVRRLKGLERPLVPEADRVAVLEALGCVDAVVPFDERTPEAVLQRLRPDVFAKGGDYALADLPEAALLASWGGQAVVLPYLEGRSTTQLMKEVVRRDSH